One region of Rhizophagus irregularis chromosome 20, complete sequence genomic DNA includes:
- a CDS encoding mitochondrial 54S ribosomal protein mL57 has product MLSRTFYSRIILKHSLTDFARQLHAKQTVRNITKPATIKTTHVKDKHDDFCQKYDLIFSDSNLIHQVCTHKSFKLNNASTNERLDFLGQKVIQLYAAEHFIDKVPPEKLKYQLKLYTIDLDKLGNIGINLGLNELLYWTPINEAEVIKAKDEGQEIRPSGEVSVAGKALRALVGAIYHDKGAFAAKNFIYKYILPAEKTDI; this is encoded by the exons ATGTTATCAAGAAcattttattcaagaattattttaaaacattcaTTAACAGATTTtg CAAGACAGTTACATGCAAAACAAACAGTACGAAATATTACTAAACCTGCTACGATTAAAACAACCCACGTTAAAGATAAACATGATGATTTTTGTCagaaatatgatttaatattttctgatTCAAATTTGATACATCAAGTTTGTACACATAAAtcattcaaattaaataatgcatCTACAAATGAACGATTAGATTTtcttg GTCAAAAGGTTATTCAACTTTATGCAGCAGAACATTTTATAGATAAAGTCCCAccggaaaaattaaaatatcagcTTAAGTTATACACAATTGATTTGGACAAACTTGGGAATATTGGAATAAATTTAggattaaatgaattattatactGGACTCCG ataaatgaAGCAGAAGTGATTAAAGCAAAAGATGAAGGGCAAGAAATACGACCTTCAGGGGAAGTAAGTGTTGCTGGAAAAGCATTGAGAGCGCTTGTCGGTGCAATATACCATGATAAG GGTGCTTTTgctgcaaaaaattttatttataaatatattttaccggCTGAAAAAACTGacatttaa
- a CDS encoding mitochondrial 54S ribosomal protein mL46, translating to MNASRITCLISSINKTNFIKHVKFNELFINIGKGRKPYSIYSSLKPEPEIREMVAKKYRIVSSIVLTRPPQILRDLHPFEKEYYLYQQKLEQIHSPPFPQDFYFKKGSIAEKRWNKRKEQDKKNALSVFSEFNDNLKDKSDIVEGEEDINNDNKSLGDVEEEEIKIASRITQDDLNNNLKSLNRALHRTLYLIVKKPRDEHAWQFPQGGVNNRESLIQAAARELEEECGNKMDVWFVGRRPIGCYKYTYPKNFVREDDKDIKGSMVFFMKAHIFAGQVHVDQKEIVDFAWVTKQEMKDFVTSNYYSAVLDMLSEF from the exons ATGAATGCTTCTCGTATAACTTGCTTAATatcttcaattaataaaacgAACTTTATTAAACATgtgaaatttaatgaattatttattaatatagggAAAGGAAGAAAACCTTATTCGATATACTCTTCTCTTAAACCTGAACCAGAAATTAGAGAAATGGTAgctaaaaaatatagaattgtTAGTAGTATAGTATTAACAAGACCACCACAAATTCTTCGAGATTTACACCcatttgaaaaagaatattatttatatcaacaAAAGTTAGAACAAATTCATTCACCACCATTTCctcaagatttttattttaaaaaaggtaGCATAGCAGAAAAGAGgtggaataaaagaaaagaacaagATAAAAAGAATGCTTTATCAGTTTTTAgtgaatttaatgataatttaaaagataaatctGATATTGTTGAAGGTGAAGAAGATATtaacaatgataataaaagtttagGTGAtgttgaagaagaagaaattaaaattgctagtagaataactcaagatgatttaaataataatttgaaatctTTGAATAGAGCATTACATAGAACTTTATatctcatagtaaaaaaaccAAGAGATGAACATGCATGGCAATTTCCTCAAGGTGGTGTAAACAACAGAGAAAGTTTAATTCAG GCTGCTGCTAGAGAACTTGAAGAGGAATGTGGTAATAAAATGGACGTTTGGTTTGTAGGTAGAAGACCAATTGGTTGTTATAAATACACAtatccaaaaaattttgttagagAAGACGACAAAGATATTAAAGGATCCATG GTATTTTTCATGAAAGCTCATATATTTGCGGGACAAGTACATGTAgatcaaaaagaaattgtaGACTTTGCTTGGGTTACAAAACAAGAAATGAAGGATTTTGTAACTAGTAACTATTATTCTGCCGTTTTGGACATGCTTTCAGAGTTTTAA
- a CDS encoding uncharacterized protein (MEROPS:MER0208659): protein MKVPIISRLNSRDYQALVFGLFFLFLERSVRLVTYCFPNFVLEYLRSLSQKLYSMNHEDTRTDPAKIIQFSTTFREMVEYWGYSMEEHIVKTRDDYLLGIHRIPTGKFSDDDDDKSAESHIKSVFNNCGIPLSAIRTKYPRSSTKETKEKKPVVLLYHGLMMCSEIWMCNMEEERQLPFLLADAGYDVWFGNARGNKYSMKHTRYKPNEGQFWEYSMDEFALFDLPDTIDYILETTGVPSLTYIGFSQGTAQSFAALSINPSLNNKVNLFIALAPATSPVGLQNPIVDAFIKASPNIVYLFFGRKAFLTMTMFWQKVLSPPIYTELLDRCMKLLFGWEGKNMTKDQKSVSYSHLYSFTSVKSLVHWFQIIRAKKFQMYDELPPYSSSTAMGYYCHEFPTRQIKTPIGVFYGGSDSLVDIKVLLKQLPKPVFTKEVQPYEHLDFLWASDVHKTVFPELFDLLSKYNNVRHKIDEEINNDYQHINEKEFN from the exons atgaaAGTTCCCATCATAAGTCGACTCAATTCTAGAGATTACCAGGCTTTGgtatttggattatttttcCTGTTCCTTGAACGTTCAGTTCGTTTAGTTACATATTGTTTTCCTAATTTCGTTTTAGAATATCTTAGGAGTCTAAGTCAAAA gttATACTCGATGAATCATGAAGATACTCGAACGGATCCTGCTAAAATCATTCAATTTTCAACTACCTTTCGTGAAATGGTTGAGTACTG GGGATATAGTATGGAAGAACATATCGTAAAGACTAGAGATGATTATCTCCTCGGAATTCATCGTATACCAACCGgaaaattttctgatgatgatgatgataaatcaGCGGAATCACATATAAAATCTGTATTCAATAATTGTGGTATTCCACTTTCGGCTATTCGAACGAAATATCCACGTTCATCaacaaaagaaacaaaagagaaaaaacCAGTGGTATTATTATATCATGGACTTATGATGTGTAGTGAGATATGGATGTGTAACATGGAAGAGGAAAGGCAATTGCCTTTCTTGTTGGCTGATGCGGG ttatgaTGTTTGGTTCGGAAATGCTCGTGGTAATAAGTATTCCATGAAACACACAAGATATAAACCAAATGAAGGTCAATTCTGGGAATATTCTATGGATGAATTTGCTCTTTTTGATTTACCAGATACAAttgat TATATTCTTGAGACAACTGGTGTACCATCACTTACATATATTGGATTTTCACAAGGAACTGCACAATCTTTTGCGGCTCTTTCAATAAACCCATCATTAAACAATAAGGTTAATCTCTTTATTGCATTGGCCCCTGCCACTAGTCCAGTAG ggTTGCAAAATCCTATTGTTGATGCTTTTATTAAAGCTTCACCTAACATTGTGTATCTCTTCTTTGGACGCAAAGCATTTTTAACAATGACGATGTTTTGGCAAAAAGTTTTATCTCCACCAATTTACACTGAACTTCTTGATAGatgtatgaaattattatttggttgGGAAGGAAAAAATATGACCAAGGATCAAAAATCTGTATCATATTCccatttatatagttttacGAGTGTAAAAAGTTTAGta cACTGGTTTCAAATTATTAGAGCAAAGAAATTTCAAATGTATGATGAATTACCACCATATTCATCTTCTACAGCAATGGGATATTATTGTCATGAATTTCCTACTAGACAAATTAAAACACCTATTGGAGTATTTTATGGTGGAAGTGATAGTTTAGTGGATATTAAAGTTCTTTTGAAACAATTACCCAAACCCGTATTTACAAAGGAAGTTCAACCCTATGAACATTTAG aTTTCCTTTGGGCATCCGATGTACATAAGACAGTTTTTCCTGAATTATTTGATCTATtgagtaaatataataatgtacgtcataaaattgatgaagaaattaataacGACTACCAACATATTAATgagaaagaatttaattaa